The Oxalobacteraceae bacterium OTU3CINTB1 genome includes a window with the following:
- a CDS encoding DNA-binding protein, with translation MLTLPLRLQPGDDLRGAVVAALLASGHQAGFVLQGIGSLSVAQLRYAGQPQATALHGDLEILTLAGSIAPDGAHLHMSVSDARGQVSGGHVAPGCVVRTTAELLLALLPERRFTREHDPLTGYPELTID, from the coding sequence ATGCTGACCTTGCCGCTACGTTTGCAGCCCGGCGACGACCTGCGCGGCGCGGTGGTCGCGGCCTTGCTGGCCAGCGGCCACCAGGCCGGCTTCGTGCTGCAAGGGATAGGCAGCCTGAGCGTGGCGCAACTGCGCTACGCCGGACAGCCGCAAGCGACGGCGCTGCACGGCGACCTGGAAATCCTGACCCTGGCCGGCTCGATCGCGCCGGACGGCGCCCACCTGCACATGTCGGTATCCGACGCGCGCGGGCAGGTGTCCGGAGGGCATGTCGCCCCGGGTTGCGTGGTGCGCACCACGGCCGAATTGCTGCTGGCCTTGCTGCCGGAGCGGCGCTTCACGCGCGAACACGACCCGCTCACCGGTTACCCGGAACTGACAATCGACTAG
- a CDS encoding sugar O-acetyltransferase, with translation MEQTQKQKMLAGDFYNATDAEIQADQAAARDWMERYNRSVGLTPAQHRDLLVERLGGLGEGVVIRPPFHVDYGYNIKVGNGVFLNFNCVILDVVQVEIGDMTQIGPGVQILTADHPREPALRAQGLEFGRPIRIGRNVWIGAGALIMPGVTIGDDALIGAGSVVTRDVAPGVTVMGNPARPRSA, from the coding sequence TTGGAACAAACGCAAAAACAGAAAATGCTGGCCGGCGACTTCTATAACGCCACCGACGCCGAGATTCAGGCCGACCAAGCGGCCGCGCGCGACTGGATGGAACGCTACAACCGCAGCGTTGGCTTGACACCCGCGCAGCACCGTGACTTGCTGGTCGAGCGCCTCGGCGGCCTCGGCGAAGGCGTGGTGATCCGCCCGCCGTTCCACGTCGACTATGGCTACAACATCAAGGTCGGCAACGGCGTGTTTTTAAACTTCAACTGCGTGATCCTGGACGTGGTGCAAGTCGAGATCGGCGACATGACGCAAATCGGCCCTGGCGTGCAAATCCTCACCGCCGACCACCCGCGCGAGCCGGCGCTGCGGGCGCAAGGGCTGGAGTTCGGGCGTCCGATCCGCATCGGCCGCAATGTGTGGATAGGCGCGGGCGCGCTGATCATGCCTGGTGTGACCATCGGCGACGACGCGCTGATCGGCGCCGGCAGCGTGGTCACGCGCGACGTGGCGCCGGGCGTGACGGTGATGGGCAATCCGGCGCGGCCGCGCTCCGCCTGA
- a CDS encoding glutaredoxin: MSRNILDEAHIHPAIRAPISDYRRDLIAEVQAAIAANSVVVVGMGLNPFPRKARQILDANGTPYKYLSYGNYFSEWRPRTALKMWTGWPTFPMIFVKGVLIGGATDLQRLIKSGEFATMVA; encoded by the coding sequence ATGAGTCGTAACATCCTGGACGAAGCCCACATCCATCCCGCCATCCGCGCACCCATCAGCGACTATCGCCGCGACCTCATCGCCGAAGTCCAGGCCGCCATTGCCGCCAACAGCGTCGTCGTGGTTGGCATGGGGCTCAATCCTTTCCCCCGCAAAGCCCGCCAGATCCTCGACGCCAACGGCACCCCCTATAAATACCTCAGCTACGGCAACTACTTCTCCGAATGGCGCCCGCGCACCGCGTTGAAGATGTGGACCGGCTGGCCGACCTTCCCGATGATTTTCGTCAAGGGCGTGCTGATCGGCGGCGCCACCGATTTGCAACGGCTCATCAAGAGCGGCGAGTTCGCGACGATGGTGGCGTGA
- a CDS encoding EAL domain-containing protein codes for MFDAIERCLALSQRARGEQGEALALTLASLEAALVETRAAMAPSVDADDHAVLELDLTGYLTAWSPGAAQMFGYSADEALGQHVLFLYAEDDDDGAIAELSVENGGEPGGEAGATAEVRRRKKNGEIIWVRMHIFLRHDDSGEPVGMLVRLAGVGEALSAADKITLHARIIEDSDQGVLITDANERIVSINSSFTRITGYTPEESIGKTPDLLRSGVHDAEFRAKVRAAMQGAGPWRGEIIGKRKNGELFPQSVTISVVRDGRGKISHTFSLFSDISEHKDAQARMQRMANYDTLTGLPNLCLLTQLVGQAMTENRRSQEYGAMLVIEITRVGAISDTLGNDVGNELLCEIGRLFRSVLREADVLARLDGHKFAVALLHIEKREHAAIVAQKLLAALAAPIRIDVHSLQVGAHIGITVYTEDGTDVPTLIRYADVAMNKAAQNIEADFLFYSEEMNQRAKEHLRLESELRQALVNDELLLYYQPKVSLRSGRIVGAEALLRWRHPVRGLVSPGVFIPVAEESGLILDLGTWVLEQACRQIRDWREDNLIMPPVAVNLSARQFDSQLPQRIAAVLERYGVQPDQINLEITESLLVRGTDNVIAIMNELVAMGMSLALDDFGTGYSSLAYLKKFPISTLKIDRSFVVGLPYEENDCAIARAIVTMAQQLRQEIVAEGVETVEQMSFLRELGCDQLQGYLFSQPVPAVEFAAMLREGKRLAFGTRA; via the coding sequence ATGTTTGACGCGATAGAGCGTTGTCTGGCGCTGAGCCAGCGGGCCCGCGGCGAGCAGGGCGAGGCGCTGGCGCTCACGCTGGCGAGCCTGGAGGCGGCGCTGGTCGAGACGCGCGCGGCGATGGCGCCGTCGGTCGATGCCGACGACCACGCGGTGCTGGAACTGGACCTGACCGGCTACCTGACGGCCTGGAGCCCTGGCGCGGCGCAGATGTTTGGCTACAGCGCCGACGAGGCGCTGGGCCAGCACGTGCTGTTCCTGTACGCCGAGGATGACGACGACGGCGCCATCGCCGAGCTCAGCGTCGAAAACGGCGGCGAGCCGGGCGGCGAGGCCGGCGCCACCGCCGAGGTGCGCCGCCGCAAGAAAAACGGCGAGATCATCTGGGTGCGCATGCACATTTTCCTGCGCCACGACGACAGCGGCGAGCCGGTCGGCATGCTGGTGCGGCTCGCCGGGGTGGGCGAGGCGCTGTCGGCGGCCGACAAGATCACCTTGCATGCGCGCATCATCGAGGATAGCGACCAGGGCGTGCTGATCACCGATGCCAACGAGCGCATCGTCTCGATCAACTCGTCCTTCACGCGCATCACCGGCTACACGCCGGAGGAATCGATCGGCAAGACGCCGGACCTGCTGCGCTCGGGCGTGCACGACGCCGAGTTCCGCGCCAAGGTGCGCGCGGCGATGCAGGGCGCCGGCCCCTGGCGCGGCGAGATCATCGGCAAGCGCAAGAATGGCGAATTGTTCCCGCAATCGGTGACGATCAGCGTGGTGCGCGACGGACGCGGCAAGATCAGCCACACGTTCTCGCTGTTCTCCGACATCAGCGAGCACAAGGACGCGCAGGCGCGCATGCAGCGCATGGCCAACTACGACACGCTGACCGGCCTGCCCAACCTGTGCTTGCTGACGCAGCTGGTCGGCCAGGCGATGACCGAGAACCGCCGCTCGCAGGAGTACGGCGCCATGCTGGTGATTGAAATCACCCGCGTCGGCGCCATCAGCGACACGCTCGGCAACGACGTCGGCAACGAGCTGCTGTGCGAGATCGGGCGTCTGTTCCGCTCGGTGCTGCGCGAGGCCGACGTGCTGGCGCGGCTCGACGGCCACAAGTTCGCCGTCGCGCTGCTGCACATCGAAAAACGCGAACACGCCGCCATCGTCGCGCAAAAGCTGCTGGCGGCGCTGGCCGCGCCGATCCGTATCGACGTCCACAGCCTGCAGGTGGGCGCGCATATCGGCATCACCGTCTACACCGAGGACGGCACCGACGTGCCGACCTTGATCCGCTACGCAGACGTCGCCATGAACAAGGCGGCGCAGAACATCGAGGCCGACTTCCTGTTCTACAGCGAGGAAATGAACCAGCGCGCCAAGGAGCATTTGCGGCTCGAGAGCGAGCTGCGCCAGGCGCTCGTCAACGACGAGCTGTTGCTGTATTACCAGCCGAAGGTGAGCCTGCGCAGCGGCCGCATCGTCGGCGCCGAGGCGCTGCTGCGCTGGCGCCATCCGGTGCGCGGGCTGGTTTCGCCGGGCGTGTTCATTCCGGTGGCAGAGGAGAGCGGGCTGATACTCGACCTTGGCACCTGGGTGCTGGAGCAGGCCTGCCGCCAGATCCGCGACTGGCGCGAGGACAATCTTATTATGCCGCCGGTTGCCGTCAACCTGTCGGCGCGGCAGTTCGACAGCCAGCTGCCGCAGCGCATCGCGGCGGTGCTGGAGCGCTATGGCGTCCAGCCGGACCAGATCAACCTGGAAATCACCGAGAGCCTGCTGGTGCGCGGCACCGACAACGTCATCGCCATCATGAACGAGCTGGTGGCGATGGGCATGTCGCTGGCGCTGGACGACTTCGGCACCGGCTATTCGAGCCTGGCCTACCTGAAGAAATTCCCGATCAGCACCTTGAAGATCGACCGCTCGTTCGTGGTCGGCTTGCCGTATGAAGAAAACGATTGCGCCATCGCGCGCGCGATCGTGACGATGGCGCAGCAACTGCGCCAGGAAATCGTCGCCGAGGGCGTGGAAACGGTCGAGCAGATGAGTTTCCTGCGCGAGCTGGGCTGCGACCAGTTGCAGGGCTACCTGTTCAGCCAGCCGGTGCCGGCGGTGGAATTCGCTGCCATGTTGCGCGAAGGCAAGCGATTGGCGTTCGGCACGCGGGCCTAG
- a CDS encoding DUF3820 family protein gives MNSEKLALLLTREMPYGKYKGRKIADLPGHYLGWFAREGFPSGELGTLIALMYELDHNDLRALLDPLRR, from the coding sequence ATGAATTCAGAAAAACTCGCGCTGTTGCTGACGCGTGAAATGCCTTACGGTAAATATAAGGGGCGCAAGATCGCCGACCTGCCCGGCCATTACCTCGGCTGGTTCGCGCGCGAGGGCTTTCCGTCCGGCGAACTGGGGACGCTGATCGCGTTGATGTACGAGCTCGACCATAACGATTTGCGCGCCCTGCTCGATCCGCTGCGGCGCTGA
- a CDS encoding YSC84-related protein: protein MQKRTFLMRATAAVAFAGLALGGCTTTTTDAKSDPAAVKTEIERGSYDTLERLYKEVKGSRELVRKANGVLVFPRVLAAGLVVGGEYGRGVLRAGGQTADYYSMTSVSVGFQAGAQSKAVVMLFMTREALDKFRNSKGWTAGVDGSVALLKVGANGEIDTTTATGPVQALVLTNAGLMANLSLEGTKVTKLAL, encoded by the coding sequence ATGCAAAAACGTACATTTCTGATGCGCGCTACCGCCGCCGTCGCTTTCGCGGGGCTGGCCCTGGGCGGATGCACGACCACCACCACCGATGCCAAGTCCGATCCGGCCGCCGTCAAGACCGAGATCGAGCGCGGCTCCTACGATACCCTGGAGCGGCTGTACAAGGAGGTCAAAGGTTCGCGCGAGCTGGTGCGCAAGGCCAATGGCGTGCTGGTGTTCCCCCGCGTGTTGGCGGCGGGGCTGGTGGTGGGCGGCGAATATGGGCGCGGCGTGCTGCGCGCGGGCGGGCAGACGGCCGACTACTACAGCATGACGTCGGTGTCGGTCGGTTTCCAGGCGGGCGCGCAGTCGAAGGCCGTGGTGATGCTGTTCATGACCAGGGAAGCGCTGGATAAATTCCGCAATAGCAAAGGCTGGACGGCGGGTGTGGATGGTTCGGTGGCGCTGCTCAAGGTGGGCGCCAACGGCGAGATCGACACCACCACCGCTACCGGCCCGGTGCAGGCGCTGGTGCTGACCAACGCGGGACTGATGGCCAACCTCAGCCTGGAAGGCACCAAGGTCACCAAGCTGGCGCTGTAA
- a CDS encoding sodium:solute symporter codes for MSAVTLFCLVFAYFALLLAVAWRTSRNATNDSFFIGNKSSNWMLVAFGMVGTTLSGVTFVSVPGAVGRDGFGYLQVILGYVLGYIAVATILLPLYYRLKLTSIYHYLDVRLGKRSYQSGAAFFILSRTLSASARLYLVVNILQITILDDLGVPFWLTTLVILGMILLYTYEGGVKTIVWTDTLQTTGMVLGLVVCVGWLLHAMNLSLPESLARMQAQGLTHVITTSVDSPAYFWKQVLAGFFIVLAMTGMDQEIMQKNISVKTLRDSQKNMLMLTVILSAVLVLFMFLGGLLYLYAPTVGLTASGDKIFPAVVMGHMPAALQLIFFIGLVSALFPSADGAMTALTSTFCIDILGVQRRTDLAEAAKVRWRHRVHLGFCALFLLLVLMFKWIDNASMVGLVLKLTGYTYGPLLGLFAFGILTRRAVRDRWVPLVALAGPALCYIVDVNQKLLFGNYRLGLELLIMNGLLVFGGLLLISVPGQRRPHEV; via the coding sequence ATGTCTGCTGTCACGCTGTTTTGCCTGGTTTTCGCTTACTTCGCTTTATTGCTGGCGGTCGCCTGGCGCACCTCCCGCAACGCCACCAACGACAGTTTCTTTATCGGTAATAAAAGCAGCAACTGGATGCTGGTGGCGTTCGGCATGGTCGGCACCACCCTGAGCGGCGTCACCTTCGTCAGCGTGCCCGGCGCCGTGGGGCGCGACGGCTTCGGCTATTTGCAGGTGATCCTCGGCTACGTGCTCGGCTATATCGCCGTCGCCACCATCCTGCTGCCGCTGTATTACCGCCTCAAGCTGACCTCGATCTATCACTACCTCGATGTCCGGCTCGGCAAGCGCTCATATCAGAGCGGCGCCGCTTTTTTCATCCTGTCGCGCACCTTGAGCGCGTCCGCCCGGCTCTATCTGGTCGTCAACATCCTGCAGATCACCATCCTCGACGACCTGGGCGTGCCATTTTGGCTGACCACTCTGGTGATCCTGGGCATGATCTTGCTGTACACCTACGAGGGCGGCGTCAAAACCATCGTCTGGACCGACACCTTGCAAACCACCGGCATGGTGCTGGGGCTGGTGGTCTGCGTCGGCTGGCTGTTGCACGCCATGAACCTCAGCCTGCCCGAGAGCCTGGCGCGCATGCAGGCCCAGGGCCTGACCCACGTGATCACGACGTCGGTCGACAGTCCCGCCTATTTCTGGAAACAGGTGCTGGCCGGCTTCTTCATCGTGCTGGCGATGACCGGCATGGACCAGGAGATCATGCAGAAGAATATCTCCGTCAAGACCTTGCGCGACTCGCAAAAGAACATGCTGATGCTAACGGTGATCCTGTCCGCCGTGCTGGTGCTGTTCATGTTCCTCGGCGGCCTGCTGTACCTGTACGCGCCGACGGTGGGGCTGACGGCCAGCGGCGACAAGATCTTCCCGGCGGTGGTAATGGGCCACATGCCGGCGGCGCTGCAACTGATTTTCTTCATCGGCCTGGTCTCGGCGCTGTTCCCCAGCGCGGACGGGGCGATGACCGCGCTGACATCCACCTTTTGCATCGATATCCTCGGCGTGCAGCGCCGCACCGATCTGGCCGAAGCGGCCAAGGTACGATGGCGTCATCGCGTCCATCTGGGCTTCTGCGCGCTGTTCCTGTTGCTGGTGCTGATGTTCAAATGGATAGACAACGCCAGCATGGTGGGGCTGGTGCTGAAGCTGACCGGCTATACCTACGGTCCGTTGCTGGGCCTGTTCGCCTTCGGCATCCTGACCCGCCGCGCGGTGCGCGACCGCTGGGTGCCGCTGGTGGCACTGGCCGGTCCCGCGCTGTGTTACATCGTCGACGTTAATCAGAAATTACTATTTGGTAACTATCGTTTGGGCCTGGAATTGCTTATCATGAACGGTTTGCTGGTGTTTGGAGGCTTGCTCCTTATTTCCGTACCGGGACAGCGCAGGCCGCATGAAGTATGA
- a CDS encoding ATP-binding domain-containing protein, whose protein sequence is MAHLHPTGWQEMAVTGTAAREIETLTYLDATLASAPYRIYHGVHWTNVENGFSAYGEIDFIIVAPNGRMLLIEQKSGFLNETQEGLVRNYEGKPRKVANHIMRSIKGLTERFGGEVSIDYLLYCPDYTVRNANLAGIDPRHIIDATSKDRLAQVVRDILPITDPKPGEQFDKVTRFLGNMLSLRPDPSSMIGNAAQMVARLSGGLATWARRLEFTPFRLHVVGTAGSGKTQLALAEYSAAIDAGLSPLYVCYNRPLADHIERLVPPGGKVASFHMLSDAFMRAQDQVPEYGAPGVWEEIEAKMTASPLPGEWRYDVVIVDEGQDFSPAWRDILLRMLKDDGRAIWLEDPNQNLYGRAMVPLPGWVTLHSNTNYRSPRQIVDMLASIGATTSPVEAGSPFKGADIEELMYPEGDTEAMLAQTRKAVTLCLGAGFARQDIAIASFRGREKSAILNLDKLSDAHTLKSFTGVYDLFGNPEYREGGLLAESVYRFKGQSAPAVIFTEIDFAEIDDRVLRKLFVGMTRARLKLVLVLSERAEQQLLDRM, encoded by the coding sequence ATGGCTCATCTTCATCCTACCGGCTGGCAAGAGATGGCCGTCACCGGCACCGCCGCCCGCGAGATCGAGACGCTGACCTATCTCGACGCCACACTCGCCAGCGCTCCCTATCGCATCTATCACGGCGTCCACTGGACCAATGTCGAGAACGGTTTCTCGGCGTACGGCGAGATCGACTTCATCATCGTCGCCCCCAACGGGCGCATGCTGCTGATCGAGCAGAAGTCCGGTTTCCTCAACGAGACGCAGGAGGGCCTGGTCCGCAACTATGAAGGCAAGCCGCGCAAGGTGGCCAACCACATCATGCGTTCGATCAAGGGCTTGACCGAGCGCTTCGGCGGCGAGGTCTCCATCGATTACCTGCTGTACTGCCCCGACTACACCGTACGCAACGCGAATCTGGCGGGCATCGATCCGCGTCACATCATCGACGCCACCAGCAAGGACCGCCTGGCGCAAGTGGTGCGCGACATCCTGCCCATCACCGATCCCAAGCCCGGCGAACAATTCGACAAGGTCACGCGCTTCCTCGGCAACATGCTGAGCCTGCGGCCCGATCCCAGTTCGATGATTGGCAACGCCGCGCAAATGGTCGCGCGGCTGTCCGGCGGCCTGGCGACCTGGGCGCGGCGGCTGGAATTTACGCCGTTCCGCCTGCACGTGGTGGGCACCGCCGGCAGCGGCAAGACCCAGCTGGCGCTGGCCGAATATTCCGCCGCCATCGATGCCGGCCTGTCGCCGCTGTACGTCTGCTACAACCGGCCGCTGGCCGACCATATCGAACGCCTGGTGCCGCCCGGCGGCAAGGTCGCCAGTTTCCACATGCTCAGCGACGCCTTCATGCGTGCCCAGGACCAGGTGCCCGAGTACGGCGCCCCCGGCGTGTGGGAAGAGATCGAGGCGAAGATGACGGCCTCGCCACTGCCCGGGGAGTGGCGCTACGACGTGGTGATCGTCGACGAGGGCCAGGATTTTTCGCCGGCCTGGCGCGATATCCTGCTGCGCATGCTCAAGGACGACGGCCGGGCGATCTGGCTCGAGGACCCCAACCAGAACCTGTACGGCCGCGCGATGGTGCCGCTGCCGGGCTGGGTCACGCTGCATTCGAACACCAATTACCGCAGCCCGCGCCAGATCGTCGATATGCTGGCCTCGATCGGCGCGACCACCTCGCCGGTGGAGGCGGGCAGTCCGTTCAAGGGCGCCGATATCGAGGAGTTGATGTATCCGGAAGGCGATACCGAGGCGATGCTGGCGCAAACCCGCAAGGCCGTCACCTTGTGCCTGGGCGCCGGCTTCGCGCGCCAGGATATCGCCATCGCCTCGTTCCGCGGGCGCGAAAAGTCGGCCATCCTCAACCTGGACAAACTGAGCGATGCCCACACCTTGAAGTCGTTCACCGGCGTGTATGACTTGTTCGGCAACCCCGAGTACCGCGAAGGGGGCTTGCTGGCTGAGTCGGTCTACCGCTTCAAGGGCCAGTCGGCCCCGGCGGTGATCTTCACCGAGATCGACTTCGCCGAGATCGACGACCGGGTGCTGCGCAAGCTGTTCGTCGGCATGACGCGCGCCAGGCTGAAGCTGGTGCTGGTGCTCAGCGAGCGCGCCGAGCAGCAGTTGCTCGACCGGATGTGA
- a CDS encoding DeoR/GlpR family DNA-binding transcription regulator encodes MNPILPLERRAAIAQRLADGQTVSAALLAAEFAVSEDAVRRDLRALAAEGLCQRIYGGAMPTSAAAQPIAVRKQTAQRQKAALARAAAATVEPGQLIFLDCGSTNLLIVEFLRDGLDLTVATNSIDIAAAVLKRADLRLILVGGVVTPALGGSVDAGAIAAVSGMNIDRLFLGACAIAASTGVSAFDPADAQFKRALVAASARITVLATNEKLGASAPFRVAHINGISGFILEHDVPDAALQPLLEADAVVSRAGPWEAA; translated from the coding sequence ATGAACCCAATTCTCCCTCTCGAACGGCGCGCCGCCATCGCTCAGCGGCTGGCCGACGGCCAAACGGTTTCCGCCGCCTTGCTGGCGGCCGAATTCGCCGTCTCCGAAGATGCCGTGCGGCGTGATCTGCGCGCGCTGGCGGCGGAGGGACTGTGCCAGCGCATCTATGGCGGCGCCATGCCGACCTCGGCGGCGGCACAGCCGATCGCGGTCAGAAAACAGACCGCGCAGCGTCAGAAGGCGGCGCTGGCGCGCGCGGCGGCGGCCACGGTCGAGCCCGGACAGCTGATTTTTCTCGACTGCGGCAGCACCAACCTGCTCATCGTCGAGTTTCTGAGGGACGGCCTGGACTTGACGGTGGCCACCAATTCCATCGACATCGCCGCCGCCGTGCTCAAGCGCGCCGATCTGCGGCTGATCCTGGTCGGCGGCGTGGTTACGCCGGCGCTGGGCGGCAGCGTCGACGCCGGTGCCATCGCCGCGGTATCGGGCATGAATATCGACCGCCTGTTCCTCGGCGCGTGCGCGATCGCCGCGTCCACCGGCGTCAGCGCCTTCGACCCGGCCGACGCCCAGTTCAAGCGGGCGCTGGTCGCCGCCAGCGCCAGGATCACGGTGCTGGCCACCAACGAAAAGCTCGGCGCCAGCGCGCCATTCCGCGTGGCGCACATCAACGGCATCAGCGGCTTCATCCTCGAGCATGATGTGCCCGACGCGGCGCTCCAGCCGCTGCTGGAAGCGGACGCCGTGGTGTCCAGAGCGGGACCATGGGAAGCGGCGTGA
- a CDS encoding M4 family metallopeptidase, with amino-acid sequence MAHHPYRCTCFIISSKMLRLLADETTDEHERCLLLDQAELSAHLRGQRSVATPTTAAFGITTTGEKRRTVYDGKNKSALPGKLVRGEGAKASSDATVNQAYDGAGATYDFLFEVLKRNSIDDKGVRLDSTVHYQKNFNNAFWNGQQMVYGDGDGKLFMGFTGAIDVIAHELTHGLTQNAVPGGLVYEDQSGALNESISDVFGSMVKQWKLKQSSDQADWLIGAGIMGPTVGKALRSMADPGNKELTWSGDDQPKTMAGYIEDGDVHTNSGIPNHAFYAACIALKGNSWDKAGPIWYKSLSLLTSNASFADMAKATMQSAELLYGADSKEQHAVRAAWKLVGVI; translated from the coding sequence ATGGCGCACCACCCGTATCGCTGTACTTGCTTCATCATTTCATCGAAAATGCTGCGCCTGCTGGCCGACGAGACGACCGATGAACACGAGCGCTGCCTGCTCCTGGACCAGGCCGAGCTGTCGGCGCATTTGCGCGGCCAGCGCTCGGTCGCGACGCCGACGACCGCCGCCTTCGGCATCACCACCACCGGCGAAAAACGCCGCACCGTCTACGACGGCAAGAACAAGAGCGCCCTGCCCGGCAAGCTGGTGCGCGGCGAAGGGGCCAAGGCCAGCAGCGACGCGACCGTCAACCAGGCCTACGACGGCGCCGGCGCCACCTACGATTTCTTGTTCGAGGTGTTGAAGCGCAATTCCATCGACGACAAGGGCGTGCGGCTCGATTCGACCGTCCACTATCAAAAGAATTTCAACAACGCTTTCTGGAACGGCCAGCAAATGGTCTACGGTGACGGCGACGGCAAACTGTTCATGGGCTTTACCGGCGCCATCGACGTGATCGCCCACGAGCTGACCCACGGCCTGACGCAGAACGCCGTGCCCGGCGGCCTGGTCTACGAGGACCAGAGCGGCGCGCTCAACGAATCCATCTCCGACGTGTTCGGCAGCATGGTCAAGCAATGGAAACTCAAGCAGAGCAGCGACCAGGCCGACTGGCTGATCGGCGCCGGCATCATGGGACCGACCGTCGGCAAGGCCCTGCGTTCGATGGCCGATCCGGGCAACAAGGAACTTACCTGGTCCGGCGATGACCAACCTAAAACGATGGCCGGTTATATCGAGGACGGCGACGTCCATACCAACTCGGGCATTCCCAACCATGCCTTCTACGCGGCCTGCATCGCGCTCAAGGGCAACTCCTGGGACAAGGCCGGGCCGATCTGGTACAAGTCGCTGTCCTTGCTGACGTCCAACGCGAGCTTTGCGGACATGGCCAAGGCGACGATGCAGTCCGCCGAGCTGCTGTATGGGGCCGATTCGAAGGAACAACACGCCGTGCGGGCAGCATGGAAGCTGGTCGGTGTGATTTGA